A window of Chelmon rostratus isolate fCheRos1 chromosome 18, fCheRos1.pri, whole genome shotgun sequence genomic DNA:
TAATTGCTAAACCGTGCTAAAAGTAATGGCTGGTGAAAAGTAATGGCTGAACAAATGAAATAGTAGCCTAATGGATAAACGGTTAAAATTGCTAGCTAAAGTAGGCTAATGGATAAAAGGTTGAAATTGTTTGCTAAAGTAGCTAATGGGTAGATTTAGTAAAAATGAAATAGCTAAAAGGATTTAATAAGAGGTTGAAATAGCTAAAAAAGTGGACAAATAGTTTAAATAGTAAAAGTAATGGATAGCCTAAATGTTGGTTAGCTTTTAGTAGCCTAGCCTAATAGAAAAATGAGTAATAAATAAACTGTCGAAAAAGACCATCTTAGGCCTAAGGAATGACAACTCCATTTAACAATTGCAATAGAAAGCTAGCTAAAGAAAGTTGAAATGTCCAGTTTCTGCCACTGAGAAGCAACAGTGCAAACTTGACAAATCTGACCTAAACATTGAGTTCAATCGTATAAAAAAATAGCTGTGACAATTTAATATACCTAACAGTGTTAAATATCATCCGTTTTAAAATAATTTCCAAAAATTAGGAAATTTATATGTCAGATAACAAAAGGTTGGGAGCACAGTTCTACATACACTGTGCCAAGGTCATCATTAAGGTCACCAAACGGCCAGAGTCTCTCTGGTGAAATCCACTGTAATAAATGGACTACTAATCATAACAGAGTACCCGTCAGTCATCTCTCTGTCATTGGAAAATGGGATCATTCTCTTTGTGGGGGTGACACTAAGAATAGGCAATGCTACTAAGAAGCAGTGTGTCTTTGCTTGGTGAATGGGTCAGGTTTTTCCTTTCACAAGGAGATTCATCAGTTGTAATGGTTCTCACTTTGGCCGCACAACTGGGAGAGCTTTAAACAGATTTGgcaccacacagacagatggcTCAACCACATGGATCAGTGTGACAATAAAACCAGAGCCCAAAGAATTAAATCAACCCCCGGAGTAATTACATTCAAACTATCGGTCAGCCTTTTCCATTTGCTGATCCCATTGTTATCGGGGACATCATCTCTCGGCTTCCGTGCGCAACAGGTCCACGTGTGGGGAATATATTTCAGGTGGTAATGATGATGCATGCGGGGGCACCATATTCTGAGGGACAACAGGAGCGAGAAGATGACGTTATGAGACAAAAGGTTGACACTCGGCCTGAAATGTGCTGGAAGGAGGCTCAAATCCATCCTGAAATTCATGAGCTCTACAGTGTGAGTGCATACAGAGTCAGGATGAGTCATGCCACGTCTGAAACTGGCTGGAGGTGAGCACTCAATAGCATTCTCCACACAGCCATTTCAGTAAGTGCACATGTCGCTGACAATACAGTCTGTCTATATAGTAAAcagtttgtcagctgctgtctgtttcatgggaaataaatgaataagaaGCTCCTCCTTCGAGCTTTGACGTGACATGCTTAACTAACTCTGAGCTTTGtgcagattgattttttttttggattctGGACTCTGTGGAACACATACAAACCACACTTCTGACTTTTTCTATTGTGCCATAGGCGTTTCATATTCTGAAGATTCAAAAGACCACAGGACAAAGAGTGATTTCATCCCATAAACAAAATAAGCACAGATATATGGAAATAGCTCGTGATGTCCTGTTTATTTGGTCTGGGAAAATGTAGAGGACTAATTAGGTGCAAATGTACTCATTAGTTGGAGCCACTCTGCAGAGACCAATTGTCAATAAATTATTCAAGCTCTCCCTCCCATTCACGACATCAATACTCGGCCATTCCCGCCACACTGCTGTGCATTCTCATCTTCGATTGCATTCTGCCGCTGCGAAATGAAAAGTCTTTGAATTCATCAGAAGTGCTGCTCAAAGAATACAAATCATTTATATCTGTCTACTCCAGGTTCGACTATCTTCCCCTGCCTCCAGCCTTCTTTCCGCCGACCCCTGTCCTCTGCACTGTAGATTTAATTAGTTCTGCCCCAGTAACCCTgctcctttctccttcttcccCTCAGGATATGGCCATGCAGCCCCCAgcacagatggagggaaagtgTTCTGCATGCTCTACGCCCTCCTGGGCATTCCTCTCACCTTGGTCATGTTCCAGAGCGTTGGTGAGCGGATCAACACTTTTGTCAGGTACCTGCTCCATCGCCTGAAGAAGTGCCTTGGCATGAGGCGTACTGAGGTCTCCATGGTCAACATGGTGATCATCGGATTCATTTCCTGCATGAGCACACTGTGCGTAGGGGCGCTGGCCTTCTCCAACTTTGAGGGATGGAGCTTCTTTCATGCTTACTACTACTGCTTCATCACGCTCACCACCATCGGCTTCGGGGACTATGTAGCGCTGCAGCATGAGCATGCCCTGCAGACCAAGCCGGACTACGTGGCCTTCAGCTTCATCTACATCCTGACGGGCCTGGCCGTGATCGGAGCCTTCCTGAACTTAGCAGTGCTGCGGTTCATGACCATGAACGCCGAGGACGAGAAGCGGGATGCAGAGCAGAGGGCTCTCCTCGCTCACAACGGTCAGGCGGGTGGACACATCCACTGTTCTGTAGACCCGGCCTCCCCCTCCTCTACGCCGTCTGGGTGCGGCGGAGGGAGTGCAGTTGGAGGCAGCGCTGGAGGGGCAGCGAGCCGGGGTCTACGCAACGTTTACGCTGAGGTGCTCCACTTCCAATCCATGTGCTCCTGCCTTTGGTACAAGAGTAGAGAGAAGCTGCAATACTCAATACCCATGATCATCCCGCGTGACCTCTCCACCTCGGACACCTACATGGAGCAGGGAGAGGCATTTTCCAACCCCCTGCACTCTAACGGCTGcgtgtgcagcctgcagcgcCACTCGGGCATCAGCTCAGTCTCCACTGGTCTGCACAGCATCAACACCTACAGAAGACTCAATAAACGCAGAAGCTCCATCTAATCCAGGAGGCCTTCATGCAACAAGGTCAAGTCCCACTTGTGTGCACCATGTGGTGAGAGAGGGCCCTTCTATGTGGTACTAGATTGGCTGTGGACATCAGGGCGACAGCTCCAGTCCTTAAGAGACGCAGTACTCCTGATGTTTGCTT
This region includes:
- the kcnk3a gene encoding potassium channel subfamily K member 3a, with amino-acid sequence MKRQNVRTLALIICTFTYLIVGAAIFDVLESEKETTQKRELDLRKADLLKTFNLSAEDFDELEKVVLQLKPHKAGVQWKFAGSFYFAITVITTIGYGHAAPSTDGGKVFCMLYALLGIPLTLVMFQSVGERINTFVRYLLHRLKKCLGMRRTEVSMVNMVIIGFISCMSTLCVGALAFSNFEGWSFFHAYYYCFITLTTIGFGDYVALQHEHALQTKPDYVAFSFIYILTGLAVIGAFLNLAVLRFMTMNAEDEKRDAEQRALLAHNGQAGGHIHCSVDPASPSSTPSGCGGGSAVGGSAGGAASRGLRNVYAEVLHFQSMCSCLWYKSREKLQYSIPMIIPRDLSTSDTYMEQGEAFSNPLHSNGCVCSLQRHSGISSVSTGLHSINTYRRLNKRRSSI